One part of the Truepera radiovictrix DSM 17093 genome encodes these proteins:
- a CDS encoding ABC transporter permease, whose protein sequence is MHPLFRLALRNLFRYRSRTLATTLGVALGIAAVLATLSIGDNVEANVRGALQAAAGRASLLVTPGAEGRAVFPVAEVLPSVQATPGVSRAYPVLNVRAEPVRDIQVQADSVLPGVDSGFQLSGRRTDAPEDLPAELAEGRLPEAGSMGVALAEGFARSRNIAVGDPITFASQVGELTFTVTGLLDDSLGYPTTNGGRVGIAALADLQEALRLPGRASFIEVITEPGASTQVQEALRARLGEAYAVTLPAGSGNLATGVVDTLQSGLQILAATLIALGGFMAYNTFSASVVERQREFALLRTVCLTRAQVQRLALAEALLVSFLGILVGLTIGVALSAAITYLNALTLGFEFRTLVVPVTSVVVASLVGVGVSLLAGLLPARTASNTHPLAAVRQSSELPSLRAPLWGWGLLAAGVGASLAPWEGRLAVLGAALAMGLLFAGVSLTAPALLRPTLALMTPLLRRLFGVSGALGSSFALRNAARNGVAVGAVVVGMGLTIGVGAMVAGINTAIRSWVDTTVVGDLFVTAPVNFPQDFPEAVRARVPQIDEVSGVGLRVVRFMPEAEPEAAGESRGRARGAAGRSVALVLVDPERFNPESGFGRFQFIPGQGDAASAYATLKAGGQVLAANTMLDRFGVSQGDEVTLRTNEGLRDFRVGGVVVDFTGGGEAFVASLADAELFGGGTPDLFVMTLVPGTDPEAAREALVAAFPELYLDVTLNQNYRQRILTLTQQTFSTTNGLLALAIFIAALGVANTLGMNLATRQHEIAVLRTLGLSRRGVGRLVTAEGIVIVTLGTVLGVLAGVLLSSVITAGAGALTGFRIEPVYPWRLMAVALLASPFVGLFASLAPARRAARLSPVAAMGGA, encoded by the coding sequence ATGCACCCGCTCTTTCGGCTCGCCCTGCGCAACCTCTTTCGCTACCGCAGCCGCACGCTCGCCACCACCCTCGGGGTGGCGCTCGGCATCGCGGCGGTGCTCGCCACCCTGTCGATCGGCGACAACGTCGAGGCCAACGTCCGCGGCGCGCTGCAAGCGGCCGCCGGACGCGCCAGCTTGCTCGTCACGCCGGGCGCCGAGGGGCGCGCCGTCTTCCCCGTGGCCGAGGTGCTGCCGAGCGTCCAGGCGACCCCCGGGGTGTCGCGGGCGTACCCGGTGCTCAACGTCCGCGCCGAACCGGTGCGCGACATCCAGGTGCAAGCGGACTCGGTGCTGCCGGGGGTGGACTCGGGGTTTCAGCTCTCGGGCCGCCGCACCGACGCCCCCGAAGACCTCCCCGCCGAGCTCGCCGAGGGGCGGCTGCCGGAGGCGGGTTCGATGGGCGTCGCGCTCGCCGAGGGGTTCGCGCGCAGCCGCAACATTGCCGTGGGTGACCCCATCACCTTCGCCTCGCAAGTCGGCGAGCTGACCTTTACCGTCACGGGCCTTTTAGACGACTCGCTCGGCTACCCGACGACCAACGGCGGGCGCGTCGGCATCGCCGCGCTGGCCGACCTGCAAGAGGCGCTGCGCCTACCTGGGCGGGCGTCGTTTATCGAGGTCATCACCGAACCCGGCGCCAGCACGCAGGTGCAAGAGGCGCTGCGCGCGCGCCTCGGCGAGGCCTACGCCGTCACGCTCCCCGCCGGCAGCGGCAACCTCGCGACGGGGGTGGTCGACACCCTGCAGTCGGGGTTGCAGATCCTCGCCGCGACGCTTATCGCCTTAGGCGGCTTTATGGCCTACAACACCTTTTCGGCGAGCGTCGTCGAGCGGCAGCGCGAGTTTGCCCTCTTGCGCACCGTCTGTTTGACGCGCGCGCAGGTGCAGCGCCTCGCGCTCGCCGAGGCGCTCCTGGTGAGCTTTCTGGGTATCCTCGTGGGGCTGACTATCGGCGTCGCCCTGTCGGCGGCCATCACCTACCTCAACGCGCTCACCCTGGGCTTCGAGTTCCGCACCCTCGTCGTGCCCGTGACGAGCGTCGTCGTCGCCAGCCTCGTCGGCGTGGGCGTGTCGCTACTGGCGGGGCTCCTGCCCGCCCGCACGGCCTCGAACACCCACCCGCTCGCGGCGGTGCGGCAGTCGAGCGAGCTCCCCTCCCTGCGCGCCCCCCTCTGGGGGTGGGGGCTGCTCGCCGCCGGCGTCGGCGCCTCCCTCGCCCCCTGGGAAGGGCGGCTCGCCGTCCTCGGCGCGGCGCTCGCCATGGGGCTCCTTTTTGCGGGCGTGAGCCTCACCGCGCCGGCGCTGCTGCGGCCCACGCTCGCGCTCATGACCCCTTTGCTGCGGCGCCTCTTCGGCGTCTCCGGCGCGCTCGGCTCGAGCTTTGCGCTGCGCAACGCGGCGCGTAACGGGGTGGCGGTCGGCGCGGTGGTCGTGGGGATGGGGCTGACTATCGGCGTCGGCGCGATGGTCGCGGGGATCAACACGGCTATTCGTTCGTGGGTCGACACCACGGTCGTCGGCGACCTTTTCGTCACCGCCCCCGTCAACTTCCCGCAGGACTTTCCCGAGGCGGTGCGCGCGCGCGTCCCGCAGATCGACGAGGTGAGCGGCGTCGGGCTGCGGGTGGTGCGCTTTATGCCCGAAGCGGAGCCCGAGGCGGCGGGCGAAAGCAGGGGGCGCGCGCGCGGCGCTGCGGGCCGCTCGGTGGCGCTCGTTTTGGTCGACCCCGAGCGCTTCAACCCCGAGAGCGGCTTCGGCCGCTTTCAGTTCATCCCCGGTCAGGGGGACGCGGCGAGCGCCTACGCCACCCTTAAAGCCGGCGGCCAGGTCCTCGCCGCGAACACCATGCTCGACCGCTTTGGGGTGTCTCAGGGCGACGAGGTCACCTTGCGCACCAACGAGGGGCTCCGCGACTTTCGCGTCGGCGGGGTGGTCGTGGACTTTACGGGGGGCGGCGAGGCGTTCGTCGCCAGCCTCGCCGACGCCGAGCTCTTCGGCGGCGGCACCCCCGACCTCTTCGTCATGACGCTCGTCCCCGGCACCGACCCCGAAGCGGCGCGCGAGGCGCTCGTGGCCGCTTTTCCCGAGCTCTACCTCGACGTGACGTTGAACCAGAACTACCGCCAGCGCATCCTCACGCTCACCCAACAAACCTTTTCCACCACCAACGGCCTCCTGGCGCTCGCCATCTTTATCGCCGCTTTGGGGGTGGCCAACACCCTGGGGATGAACCTCGCGACCCGTCAGCACGAGATCGCCGTGTTACGCACCCTCGGGCTGAGCCGCCGTGGCGTCGGCCGCCTCGTCACCGCCGAGGGGATCGTGATCGTCACCTTGGGAACCGTTTTGGGCGTCCTCGCGGGTGTGCTCCTGTCGTCGGTGATCACCGCCGGTGCGGGCGCCCTGACGGGATTTCGCATCGAACCGGTCTACCCCTGGCGGCTCATGGCCGTGGCGCTCCTCGCGTCGCCTTTCGTCGGGCTCTTCGCCTCGCTCGCCCCCGCGCGCCGCGCCGCGCGCCTCTCCCCCGTAGCTGCCATGGGCGGCGCCTAG
- a CDS encoding ABC transporter ATP-binding protein, translating into MSRSLTPARPRREARPSTPEDRTPALRAYGLCKRYRLGDETIEALVDLELSVYPGEFVAVMGPSGSGKSTLLHLLGLLDEADAGEIELSGQRTAGLSDDALTKLRRERLGFVFQGFELIPNLSARENILLPAEVAGRGREAEKALGPLARALGIHERLSHRPAQLSGGQQQRVALARALINDPVVILADEPTGNLDSATGEEVLALLQRGVREQGWTVVMVTHDAKAALHADRIIFLRDGRIVGETRTADGGARAAIERFVGV; encoded by the coding sequence GTGAGTAGATCCCTGACCCCCGCCCGACCGCGACGGGAGGCGCGCCCGAGCACCCCCGAAGACCGCACCCCTGCCCTACGCGCCTACGGCCTCTGCAAACGCTACCGCCTCGGCGACGAGACCATTGAAGCGCTCGTCGACCTCGAGCTGAGCGTCTACCCCGGCGAATTCGTCGCCGTGATGGGCCCTTCGGGGAGCGGCAAGAGCACCCTGCTGCACCTTTTGGGGCTCCTCGACGAAGCTGACGCCGGCGAGATCGAGCTGAGCGGGCAGCGCACGGCGGGGCTTTCGGACGACGCGCTGACGAAGCTGCGGCGCGAACGCCTGGGGTTCGTCTTTCAGGGCTTTGAGCTGATCCCCAACCTGAGCGCGCGCGAAAATATCCTCCTCCCGGCCGAGGTCGCCGGTCGGGGCCGCGAGGCCGAAAAGGCCCTGGGGCCCCTCGCGCGCGCCCTCGGCATCCATGAGCGGCTCTCGCACCGACCCGCGCAGCTTTCAGGCGGCCAGCAGCAGCGCGTGGCCCTGGCGCGGGCCTTGATCAACGACCCGGTGGTGATCCTCGCGGATGAGCCGACCGGCAACCTCGACTCGGCGACCGGCGAGGAGGTGCTCGCGCTCTTGCAGCGCGGCGTGCGCGAGCAGGGGTGGACGGTCGTCATGGTCACCCACGACGCCAAAGCGGCGCTGCACGCCGACCGCATCATCTTTTTGCGCGACGGGCGCATCGTCGGGGAGACGCGCACGGCTGACGGGGGGGCGCGCGCGGCCATTGAGCGCTTTGTCGGCGTATGA
- a CDS encoding PAS domain S-box protein, with translation MKLGTLGGERLLFTLRGVGVVQLEPDTDRFVWANATFCELVGRSERELQGCVYGDLVRRDDGGLGYSAAPTVGRCVRQDGSVVWLERHDTALTEGGEEVTFAVVTDVTEHVRAEAARREAQEGLSIALEAAQMGVWHLDLTRDVAPRRSLRHDQIFGYETLQETWGEEVAKRHVVAADRPIFDAAFAEARQTGRLEFEVRIQTPGGEVRWMAARGRFFFDEAGRPVRGAGVNFDITESKRSEAERERLLGELRALNETLEQQVTERTEALRRSQARFAQAFHLGPVAACITTLARDARHETFLEVNGMFTELTGYTADEVLGRTAHELGMWSSREDQSKVHAALGAGSGFRNLELQVETKANGLRDVLLSAETITLGGDAGDERGLLKLFYDITERKRGEEALFRALQEVMSDTAWFSTQVMERLAQIRAGRPKAAPSVALTERERQVLAQLAQGKSNEAIAAELGLARQTVRNYISVLYDKIGVHSRAEAVVWARERGMTGL, from the coding sequence ATGAAACTAGGGACGCTAGGGGGCGAGAGGCTGCTCTTTACGCTGCGGGGGGTCGGGGTCGTTCAGCTCGAGCCCGACACCGACCGGTTCGTGTGGGCGAACGCGACCTTTTGCGAGCTGGTGGGGCGGAGCGAGCGGGAGCTGCAGGGGTGCGTTTACGGCGACCTCGTCCGCCGCGACGACGGTGGGCTCGGCTACAGCGCCGCGCCCACCGTCGGGCGCTGCGTGCGCCAAGACGGCTCGGTGGTGTGGCTCGAGCGGCACGACACGGCCCTCACCGAAGGGGGCGAAGAGGTCACGTTCGCCGTCGTCACCGACGTCACCGAGCACGTCCGCGCCGAGGCCGCGCGGCGCGAGGCGCAAGAGGGGCTAAGTATCGCCCTCGAGGCGGCGCAGATGGGGGTGTGGCACCTCGACCTGACGCGCGACGTGGCGCCGCGGCGCTCGCTGCGTCACGATCAGATCTTCGGTTACGAGACGCTGCAGGAGACGTGGGGCGAAGAGGTCGCCAAACGCCACGTCGTCGCGGCCGACCGGCCGATCTTCGACGCGGCTTTCGCCGAAGCGCGTCAGACGGGGCGGCTCGAGTTCGAGGTGCGCATCCAGACGCCGGGGGGCGAGGTGCGCTGGATGGCGGCGCGCGGGCGCTTTTTCTTCGACGAGGCGGGGCGGCCGGTGCGCGGGGCGGGCGTCAACTTCGACATCACCGAGAGCAAGCGGAGTGAGGCGGAGCGGGAGCGGCTGCTGGGGGAGCTCAGGGCGCTTAACGAGACCCTCGAGCAGCAGGTGACGGAACGCACCGAGGCGCTCCGGCGCAGCCAGGCCCGCTTCGCTCAGGCGTTTCACCTGGGTCCCGTCGCGGCGTGCATCACCACCCTGGCGCGGGACGCGCGCCACGAGACCTTTTTGGAGGTCAACGGGATGTTTACCGAGCTCACGGGGTACACCGCCGACGAGGTCCTCGGCCGTACGGCGCACGAGCTCGGCATGTGGTCGTCGCGTGAAGACCAAAGCAAGGTGCACGCGGCGCTCGGTGCGGGGAGCGGGTTTCGCAACCTCGAGCTGCAGGTCGAGACCAAAGCCAACGGCCTGCGCGACGTGCTGCTCTCGGCCGAGACGATCACCTTAGGGGGTGACGCGGGCGACGAGCGGGGGCTGCTCAAACTCTTTTACGACATCACCGAACGCAAAAGGGGTGAGGAGGCGCTTTTTCGGGCGCTGCAGGAGGTGATGTCGGACACGGCTTGGTTTTCAACCCAGGTGATGGAGCGCCTTGCGCAGATCCGCGCGGGTCGCCCCAAAGCCGCGCCGAGCGTGGCGCTCACCGAGCGCGAGCGGCAGGTTTTGGCGCAGCTCGCGCAGGGCAAGAGCAACGAGGCCATCGCCGCCGAACTCGGGCTCGCGCGGCAGACGGTGCGCAACTACATCTCGGTGTTGTACGACAAGATCGGCGTGCATTCGCGCGCCGAAGCGGTGGTGTGGGCCAGGGAGCGGGGGATGACGGGGCTCTAG
- a CDS encoding lysylphosphatidylglycerol synthase transmembrane domain-containing protein: MKRPIKGAPLRRSAPGGYVWRAALASALFGLLGLAAALFWFGEPGDLRALGTLSPGALATSLALLGLSYLCGGLRVALLARVLGYRMRLRSAVRAHILGLFSAAVTPSGSGNAPAIALMLIRDGVTKPHAWSVAFYTGVVDVLLFVWALPLALVALTRSPYLPPGLLWWGLLFSPLLLGLWYALAFRLGSTLALLEKLFYLRPLRRYRGRMRRFLEGFGAAVMLLSRELSWNRLRFLVALQLLSAGMHGSVFAIFLVVASSLALHVDPAATLALFLVVSVASFLVPTPGGSGFLEFALLGLIAARSEAALVAPALLVWRALSFYLVFILGPLLGGAALLKPSSAPLTPQPTASDD; this comes from the coding sequence GTGAAGAGGCCCATCAAAGGTGCCCCCCTCCGCCGGAGCGCCCCTGGCGGCTACGTGTGGCGAGCGGCCCTCGCCTCGGCCCTCTTCGGGCTTTTGGGGCTCGCTGCGGCGCTCTTTTGGTTCGGCGAACCCGGCGACCTGCGCGCGCTCGGCACGCTGTCGCCGGGGGCGCTGGCCACCTCCCTGGCGCTGCTCGGCCTCTCCTACCTCTGCGGCGGGCTGCGCGTCGCGCTCCTCGCCCGCGTGCTCGGCTACCGGATGCGTTTGCGGAGCGCCGTGCGGGCCCACATCCTAGGCCTCTTTAGCGCGGCGGTGACCCCCTCGGGGAGCGGTAACGCGCCCGCGATCGCGCTCATGCTGATCCGCGACGGCGTCACCAAACCGCACGCTTGGTCGGTCGCCTTTTATACGGGGGTGGTCGACGTGCTGCTTTTCGTCTGGGCGCTGCCGCTCGCCCTCGTTGCGCTCACGAGAAGCCCCTATCTGCCCCCGGGGCTGCTCTGGTGGGGGTTGCTCTTTAGCCCGCTCCTCTTGGGCCTCTGGTACGCTCTGGCGTTTCGCTTGGGCAGCACCCTGGCGCTCCTCGAAAAGCTCTTCTACCTGCGCCCCTTGCGCCGCTACCGGGGGCGGATGCGGCGCTTTCTCGAGGGCTTCGGCGCCGCCGTGATGCTGCTCTCGCGCGAGCTGTCGTGGAACCGGCTGCGGTTTCTGGTCGCGCTGCAGCTCCTTAGCGCCGGGATGCACGGGAGCGTCTTCGCCATCTTTTTGGTGGTCGCCTCGAGCCTCGCGCTGCACGTCGACCCCGCGGCGACGCTCGCGCTCTTTCTGGTCGTATCCGTGGCCTCGTTTCTGGTGCCGACCCCCGGCGGGAGCGGTTTTTTAGAGTTTGCCCTGCTCGGTTTGATCGCCGCGCGGAGCGAAGCGGCGCTCGTCGCCCCCGCGCTCCTCGTCTGGCGCGCGCTGTCGTTTTACCTCGTCTTTATCCTCGGCCCGCTTTTAGGCGGCGCGGCGCTCCTCAAACCCTCCTCCGCCCCTCTCACCCCGCAGCCCACCGCGAGCGACGACTAG
- the glf gene encoding UDP-galactopyranose mutase: MAPGFDYLIVGAGFAGSVLAERLASVRNRRVLIIDRRAHLGGNAFDAYDEHGVLVHRYGPHIFHTNSERVFAYLSRFTAWRPYQHRVRTLVDGRLLPFPINLDTINELYGLSLSSLELEQFFAERAEAREVVATAEDAVVTKVGRELFEKFFRGYTRKQWGREPSELDASVTARVPVRLNRDDRYFTDTYQGVPKEGYTRLFERLLAHPNIKVMLQTDFCEVKGLIPYKHLVYTGPIDSFFGFSLGRLPYRSLRFHQEVLDTPEQGLVQPVATINTPNDTPYTRATEMRQLTGQKHHKSVVIFEEPQAEGDPYYPIPCPDNQALYEAYRQLARERKDVTFAGRLASYRYYNMDQVVAQALKLADTLPDV; this comes from the coding sequence ATGGCCCCAGGCTTCGACTACCTCATCGTAGGGGCGGGTTTTGCCGGTAGCGTGCTCGCCGAGCGCCTCGCGTCGGTGCGCAACCGCCGCGTGCTCATCATCGACCGCCGCGCGCACCTCGGCGGCAACGCTTTTGACGCCTACGACGAGCACGGCGTCCTCGTTCACCGCTACGGCCCCCACATCTTTCACACCAACTCGGAGCGCGTTTTCGCGTACCTGTCGCGTTTTACCGCCTGGCGCCCCTATCAGCACCGCGTGCGCACGCTCGTCGACGGCCGCCTGCTCCCCTTTCCCATCAACCTAGACACCATTAACGAGCTCTACGGGCTAAGCCTCAGCAGCCTCGAGCTCGAGCAGTTTTTCGCCGAGCGCGCCGAAGCGCGCGAGGTCGTCGCCACCGCCGAAGACGCGGTGGTCACCAAGGTGGGCCGTGAGCTCTTCGAGAAGTTTTTTCGCGGCTACACCCGCAAGCAGTGGGGGCGGGAGCCGAGCGAGCTCGACGCCTCGGTGACCGCGCGCGTCCCCGTACGCTTGAACCGCGACGACCGCTACTTCACCGACACCTACCAGGGCGTCCCCAAAGAGGGCTACACGCGGCTTTTTGAACGTCTGCTCGCGCACCCCAACATCAAGGTGATGCTGCAGACCGACTTTTGCGAGGTCAAGGGGTTGATCCCGTACAAGCACCTCGTCTACACGGGGCCCATCGACAGCTTTTTCGGCTTTTCGCTCGGCCGCCTCCCCTACCGCTCGCTGCGCTTTCACCAAGAGGTCCTCGACACGCCGGAGCAGGGCCTCGTGCAGCCGGTAGCGACCATCAACACCCCCAACGACACGCCCTACACGCGCGCGACCGAGATGCGGCAGCTCACCGGGCAGAAGCACCACAAGTCGGTGGTCATCTTCGAGGAGCCGCAAGCCGAAGGCGACCCCTACTACCCCATCCCCTGCCCCGACAACCAGGCCCTTTACGAGGCGTATCGGCAGCTCGCGAGGGAGCGTAAGGACGTCACCTTCGCGGGGCGGCTGGCGAGCTACCGCTACTACAATATGGATCAGGTGGTCGCACAGGCCCTTAAGCTCGCCGACACGCTGCCGGACGTTTGA
- a CDS encoding glycosyltransferase: MKPHLFFATLAAGGGHVATARALAQAVERHYPGRFTPIVSDYMSDLGFHAEDERHKALWRWMLAHPWSARWGQRLMDRLPTLTNRLHRRTLDAVAKAAAAHLGALRPALVVANHGWLAVALTRAQRRYGLRARVLTFATEPLDASALWAEREAERFVVPSSGALADLVRFGVPEARIDLIGYPVQDAFLHPPAQAQARRALGLGDRLTCLVSLGGEGVGREAQRVVETLATHPTAPQVVVVTGRNAALRERLEARGGVHVFGFVDTMAELVAAADVVVGKAGPASVMEALAVGRPLLLTAYAGLNEQKLVRFVKARGFGDFVPTPEALGRSLARYAQPAVRERVFTESRRLGFDAMTRHLAHYLAAAATQGFPTRPVRERGLA; encoded by the coding sequence GTGAAACCTCACCTCTTTTTCGCCACCCTCGCCGCCGGCGGCGGGCACGTCGCCACCGCGCGGGCGCTCGCGCAGGCCGTCGAGCGGCACTATCCGGGGCGCTTTACCCCAATCGTCTCGGACTACATGAGCGACCTCGGCTTTCACGCCGAGGACGAGCGCCACAAAGCCCTCTGGCGCTGGATGCTCGCGCACCCCTGGAGCGCGCGTTGGGGGCAACGCCTTATGGACCGGCTGCCGACGCTGACCAACCGGCTCCACCGCCGCACGCTCGACGCCGTCGCGAAGGCCGCCGCCGCGCACCTCGGCGCGCTCCGCCCCGCGCTGGTCGTCGCCAACCACGGCTGGCTCGCCGTCGCGCTGACGCGGGCGCAGCGGCGCTACGGGCTCCGCGCGCGGGTGCTCACCTTCGCCACCGAACCGCTCGACGCCTCGGCGCTCTGGGCCGAAAGGGAGGCCGAGCGCTTCGTGGTGCCCTCCTCGGGGGCGCTCGCGGACCTCGTGCGCTTCGGCGTCCCCGAAGCCCGCATCGACCTCATCGGCTACCCCGTTCAGGACGCTTTCCTGCACCCGCCGGCGCAGGCCCAAGCGCGGCGGGCGCTAGGCCTTGGCGACCGCCTCACCTGCCTCGTCTCGCTGGGCGGGGAGGGGGTCGGCCGGGAGGCGCAGCGGGTCGTCGAGACGCTCGCAACCCACCCCACGGCGCCACAAGTGGTGGTCGTCACGGGCCGCAACGCGGCGCTGCGGGAGCGCCTCGAGGCCCGCGGGGGCGTTCACGTCTTCGGCTTCGTCGACACCATGGCCGAACTCGTCGCGGCCGCCGACGTGGTGGTCGGCAAAGCCGGTCCCGCGTCGGTCATGGAGGCGCTCGCGGTCGGCCGCCCGCTGCTCCTCACCGCCTACGCGGGGCTTAACGAGCAGAAGCTCGTGCGCTTCGTCAAGGCTAGAGGTTTTGGCGACTTCGTCCCGACGCCCGAGGCGCTCGGGCGCTCGCTCGCGCGCTACGCCCAACCCGCGGTGCGCGAGCGCGTCTTTACCGAGAGCCGCCGCTTGGGTTTTGACGCGATGACGCGTCACCTCGCCCACTACCTCGCGGCGGCGGCAACCCAGGGCTTCCCCACGCGACCGGTGCGGGAGCGGGGGCTGGCGTAA
- a CDS encoding glycosyltransferase family 2 protein, which produces MGRPLVSVCILSYNRRDDLAFTLRQLQRDPYGTLELLVADNASEDGTQAMLARDFPEVKLFAHPHNLGIEALNAPFRAAAGEIILVLDDDAWPEPGAIGAAVARFAERPEVGLIAADIIEPGSARRWDMAYLPRRAGTRPRPWHCFVGCGFFIRAALLRAIGGYPEGFFLYANEAPVAAEVFLHGFDIEFLPQARVFHKMPSRQQGFSLPHVFYGLRNDLQTAWRYYHGWRYYDIVLGRFVTGFILLASLGRGARGAFSRALRDLRSYQRRTERRPLPKRAMRRGVAAFHGTTLSTLISYRTLRRVLWYVGFYKDGRVVS; this is translated from the coding sequence ATGGGCCGCCCCCTCGTTAGCGTGTGCATCCTCTCCTACAACCGCCGCGACGACCTCGCTTTTACGTTGAGGCAGCTGCAGCGCGACCCCTACGGGACGCTCGAGCTGCTGGTCGCCGACAACGCCTCAGAAGATGGCACGCAGGCGATGCTGGCGCGCGACTTTCCCGAGGTGAAGCTTTTCGCGCACCCGCACAACCTCGGTATCGAGGCGCTCAACGCCCCCTTCCGGGCGGCCGCCGGCGAGATCATCTTGGTGCTCGACGACGACGCCTGGCCCGAGCCGGGGGCGATCGGGGCGGCGGTCGCGCGCTTTGCCGAGCGGCCCGAGGTGGGGCTGATTGCCGCCGACATCATCGAACCCGGCAGCGCGCGGCGCTGGGACATGGCCTACTTGCCGCGCCGCGCCGGCACCCGCCCGCGCCCTTGGCACTGCTTCGTCGGGTGCGGCTTTTTCATCCGCGCGGCGCTCCTGCGCGCTATCGGCGGCTACCCCGAGGGTTTTTTCCTCTACGCCAACGAGGCGCCGGTCGCCGCCGAGGTGTTTTTGCACGGCTTCGACATCGAGTTTTTGCCCCAGGCGCGCGTGTTTCACAAGATGCCCTCGAGGCAGCAGGGGTTTTCGCTGCCCCACGTGTTCTATGGGCTGCGCAACGACCTGCAGACTGCCTGGCGCTACTACCACGGTTGGCGCTACTACGACATCGTCTTGGGGCGCTTCGTGACGGGGTTTATCCTCCTCGCGTCGCTCGGGCGGGGCGCGCGGGGCGCCTTTTCCCGCGCTCTACGCGACCTGCGCAGCTACCAGCGCCGCACGGAGCGCCGCCCGCTCCCAAAGCGCGCCATGCGGCGCGGGGTCGCCGCGTTTCACGGCACGACGCTGAGCACCCTTATCAGCTACCGCACGCTCCGGCGGGTGCTCTGGTACGTGGGCTTTTATAAAGACGGGCGGGTGGTGTCGTAA